A window of Megalops cyprinoides isolate fMegCyp1 chromosome 13, fMegCyp1.pri, whole genome shotgun sequence genomic DNA:
GCCACCAGCTGCAAGGACAAGAAGCTACGTATTATTGAGCCGAGATCTGGTAgagtgctgcaggtgtgtatcATACACACATCCACTAGGCGGCGCTCTCGCACCACAGGTCCACATTCAcattctgtaaaacacacagatgtattTCCTGCTTGGTAATGCCCTGCCATCCATGTAAGTCTGAGTATTGAATGTATGGAGTAAAATCACTTCATATCCTCAATCCCCAAACACTACaagtaaaacacagagacaccagaaaacagaaaggcttcactgaactgtaaaatgaaCCTTAGTTCACTGTGCACTGAAAGATGTATGTTTAATCCTAATAGGAAGCAAACTGTAAGAAGCACAAGGTGAACAAAGTTGTGTTCCTGGGAAACACAAAGCGTCTGTTGACAACAGGTGTATCACAATGGAACACCAGACAGATTGCATTATGGGATCAGgtgagcactgtgtgtgagtgcgtgtgtcagtgtgagtgtgcatgtgtgaatgtgtgtgtgtataagtgtgagcatgtgagttCAGTTCAGTCTGTTTCTCTTTACAGGAGGATCTTTCCTTGCCCATCATGGAGGAAGAGATTGATGGCTTGTCTGGGTTGCTCTTCCCTTTCTatgatgcagacacacacatgctctacCTGGCTGGGAAGGTAAGGATCAACAGTCCACTGAGGTACACTGCCCTGAGCCCAATTCATTCGGTCAGGTGATGGTTGAAGTTTCAAATAACTGAATTTGTTTCTTGTACTCACCGAGTCTGTTAGAGTGTGGGAACAGAGACAGTCCACCTGGCCATGTGTCCCAGCATCCACGCTGTCCATGTGTGTCAGAGTCAAACTGTGTTACTGTAggagttttgcattttgtgtgtgttactgtagaAGTGTGTCACTGTGGGGGGACTGAGGTGTGCTGGTTTTCTCACAGGGTGATGGGAATATCAGGTATTATGAGGTCATCCCAGAGAAGCCCTACCTGCAGTATCTGATGGAGTTCAGGTCCCCCGACCCACAGAAGGGACTCGGTGAGGAGTTGCTCTTCCTACTATCCTGccactctcactttctctctcagcttTACTGTCTCATCACTCTCAGCTGCTTCATCTTTTCTGGTAAAAAAGCTCCAGTGATAGTGGGTCTAATCAGCACCCTGTCCACCACCGATATGTAATGAAACTCCATCAGTGAAGTCATATGAAATGTTGTGCTGGTCTGCTGTGTGCACAGAGTCTCCCTCCTCTGTTGTGTAGACACTTCAATAAACCCCCAGCAAGGCAACAGGAGTGTACTCCCTGTATGGGGAATTATTGAGGAGAAGGGGATTGAGCAGGTGGAAGTTAACTTGGGTCATTGCTTGGGAGAAAAACTCACCCACTTTCCAGCTAGAAACCCTGACACTGaatgatgccccccccccccccccaggtgtgATGCCGAAGCGGGGGCTTGATGTGGGTGCCTGCGAGGTCTTTCGCTTCTACAAGTTGGTGACTCAGCGGAGCCTGGTCGAGCCCATCTCCATGATCGTGCCAAGGAGGGTGAGTAAACCATGCTCAGACCGCATCTTAGGATGGGGCTTCACCTGAGACTTACCAAGAGGTGGGGTTTCACCCCTGAATGGCACACTGAACTAAAGCCACCCACAGCGAAGGTGTGCTTTACAACAGCATCCAGCCTTTCTGAGTCAGATACCAAACTCACCCATCCACTCCCTAGAAAGTCACCGGTGCAAACAGAAACCAGGCTATTTACATAAACAATGGCTACGTTTGGGAGAGCAAACAGGTATGGATCAGAAGCAGTCACAGCTGAATGAGCTAGATGCTAATGCAAGaatccctttctttttttgtgtcctCATTCTGATACTGTGAGGAAATTGTTCAGTCTTCTGAAACCTCTGCATTGCTGCTCTTCACCTCATAGATATGACACATTTAGAAGGTCCACTGACAGTGTAATGCTGCTCGATCTAGTTCAGCAGAGGACATCACAAGGAACACAGAAATGATGACAGCAACCTTCCATGCTCTAATCAATGAATATTCAACAATGCAGAATGTCTCCATCTTCAGGGAACTAGTTTATGTCTAAATCTAGCTCCTTCAAAACCAGATGATTTCAGAGatcaaaaatgaacattctgcATTGCTGTCTCCAGGGTGGGCTGTTTTCCTGTGTGAAGGAAAAATGAATCCTCACTAACAGGTTTCTGCCCTGATATCCCACCTCACTGTCTGCATTTTGAAATTCTGGGATTTTCGAACACTCATTTGTCATTCTGCACGATCACAAAACACACTCTGTGGTATAAGCATGTAGTctgcacataaatacacatgtcAAGTACAAATGTTGGGGGCATAAAGGAAAagtaagtaaaacatttttatgtttttatcttttcatgAATACAAAACATTCCAAGGGCACGATTCTACAGGAATCCAGTGCTACAGGAATCCATCCTACACAATTCAAATAACCCTCCAGATATGTCAGATCTAAACAGGTAGTCAGTTCACACCATAATTGATCCTCATTTATTGcctctgagaggaaaaaaatcaacacaaaaagttggTCTCCAAAAAGCAGCATACATAGTGGCTCCCCAAAGTTTGGCCACATTGCTCAAAATATACACATCATCATTATCAGCATCATAAATTTATACAGTGAGGCTCTGAGGCTGTGGAGTTGCATTGATTAGTGCGGTGATAGCTCACTGTGAGTTTGCATTGATTAGTGTGGTGATAGCTCACTGTGAGTTTGCATTGATTAGTGTGGTGATAGTTCACTGTGAGTTTGCATTGATTAGTGTGGTGATAGTTCACTGTGAGTTTGCATTGATTAGTGCAGTGATAGTTCACTGTGAGTTTGCATTGATTAGTGCAGTGATAGTTCACTGTGAGTTTGCATTGATTAGTGTGGTGATAGTTCACTGTGAGTTTGCATTGATTAGTGCAGTGATGGTTCACTGTGAGTTTGCATTGATTAGTGCAGTGATGGTTCACTGTGAGTTTGCATTGATTAGTGCAGTGCTTCACGCTGCTGTTTTGCAGTCAGAGACGTACCAGGAGGACATCTACCCCCTGACCCCTGGGACACAGCCTGCTGTCACTGCAGAGGAGTGGCTCAGTGGAATAAACAGAGGTACAGAGTACTCCATCCTTACTCTGTACCAGTACTCATcatgttacagtgtttttattaacttgcatgaatgaatgtgtttgtgtgtagatcCTGTTCTCATGTCCCTGAAGGAGGGCTACCAGCGGCGGACTCCACTGGTGTTCAAGGCCCCggtgaaagagaggaagagtgtgATGGTGAAGGGTATTGACCTCCTGGAGAATGTGCCTCCCAGGACAGAGAACGAGGTGCATCCCCTGAGTAATGCAcatcacaacagcagcagcattaTTAGCAAAGCTACCTACAGAGATCAGCAGAAAAGAATTGTGAATTTATCAATGGTTTCGCAGGACTGTGTGAGCGTGATGCTGTGTGCAATTCTGTGCGACATCATGTTGTGTTGTTGCCGTGGCAGCTGCTGCGGATGTTCTTTCGACAGCAGGACGAGCTGAGGAGGCTGAGGGAGGAGCTCACGCAGAAGGACATCAGAATCCggcagctggagctgcagctcaACAACCTGAGGAACAGCCCCAACAACATCATCTGACCTTTAACCCACGAGGAACACCCCTAACACATCTTACCCCTGACCCCCAACACTCTAACCCCACCGTGCCTCTCCCACTCCACACACCTGAGCAGTGTCCTGCCACCCAGCCCTGTGGGAAACACAAGCAGTGACAGGACTGAACCACAGAGCTGAGCAGCTAGATGGTGTTTAGATTACTTTCATAAACTATACAGTTTCTGCTCTCAGCATTATGGTGCATCATAAGAGCTTTTCCCATTGACTAAATGAGGAGATTAGGgctgcttattattattatgaattattaaacTGTCATTGGATCCTGAAGGTAACAGCAGGGTGTTAATTTCTACCTCTTAATATTCATGAGTACAAACAAAACCCAATAAATTTGATGCGGTCATCGCAATGGACACTTCCCAGAACATCACCAGCGTGTCGCTGCTAAGGGAGAAGGGAAGCATTTCCAGGCAGAGCCACCTACCTGTTGAAATGAAACACCTCTTTCCCCATCCCTCTGCTCAGATGTGTGGTGTAATATTCACATTCTCTGGAATTTTAAGACACTACAATAACCGCCACTGTTTTCTAATTCTGCTCCCTTCGGTGAGGGTGAAATGGGTGGGTGTGGCCTGATGGACAGCTGTGGTCTGGTAGGGGGCGTGGTCTGGCAGAGGGAGGCAGCAAGTGCTGGAgggtgagagaatgtgtgaatCCCACAAAGGCACAGCGTCAGTAATTTCACAGGTCAATGATCTCAGTCCCATTTAACCGTTTAACAATGTTGTTTCCAAGATTGCTGACTTATTCACAGAAGCTTTCTGCATTAATAtaccacatacatacatgtgcctCTTTCTGATGGATGACGCTGTGCTTCCAGATTAAGGAAATTTGAGGAAGTTAGAAATATGTTCTAACATTAGTGAAGGTAAATGTACCCAGCTAACATGGAGGACATTATGTGAAGAGTTTAAATGCTGTTATTCTTCTTGACGTTTTCAGAGATGTCCTGCACAACAGTGGACTGTTTCTCTCCCAGCAGGCCCACAGGGAGGCCCAGAGCTTGCAGGGTAGGGGTTTGAGAAGGCCCTGGTGTTTGGGGTTTGGCGTTACATTCAGTGGGAGTGGGGATCtactccagtgctttcccttcATAAGCTCTGAAGAACATTAAGCTTCCCTGTTGTATCCCAGCAGCCACTGCACTGTCTGGCAACAGACTGACTGTAAGGGGAAGGAGGGGTGCCCCTCCTGATGCCACACCAGGACTGACCACCAGTGGGTGCTGTGGGACTCATTCACTCCAGCAACCAATcaccacagtgacatcatcttaaaagaaagaaaaccacCGAAGTAATAAGAAACTGTCTACTACAGTGTACTAAGCTGGACGTGGACAGCAGGGTGAGAGTATTGCATGACAGCACAGGGGCTGGACAGGAGTGTACTTCTCTAGA
This region includes:
- the LOC118787696 gene encoding coronin-2B-like isoform X2, producing the protein MSWRPTYRGSKFRNVYGKAGSREQCFDGIPITKNVHDNHFCAVNAKFLAIVTESAGGGSFLVIPVTKSGRIDPHHPKVCGHQGNVLDIKWNPFMDDIIASCSEDCSVRIWQIPEGGLRRHMKEAVLELYGHSRRVGLIEWHPTCSGILFSAGYDYRILIWNLEMGEAVKMIDCHPDVVLCMSFNMDGSLLATSCKDKKLRIIEPRSGRVLQEANCKKHKVNKVVFLGNTKRLLTTGVSQWNTRQIALWDQEDLSLPIMEEEIDGLSGLLFPFYDADTHMLYLAGKGDGNIRYYEVIPEKPYLQYLMEFRSPDPQKGLGVMPKRGLDVGACEVFRFYKLVTQRSLVEPISMIVPRRSETYQEDIYPLTPGTQPAVTAEEWLSGINRDPVLMSLKEGYQRRTPLVFKAPVKERKSVMVKGIDLLENVPPRTENELLRMFFRQQDELRRLREELTQKDIRIRQLELQLNNLRNSPNNII
- the LOC118787696 gene encoding coronin-2B-like isoform X1 translates to MTVTKMSWRPTYRGSKFRNVYGKAGSREQCFDGIPITKNVHDNHFCAVNAKFLAIVTESAGGGSFLVIPVTKSGRIDPHHPKVCGHQGNVLDIKWNPFMDDIIASCSEDCSVRIWQIPEGGLRRHMKEAVLELYGHSRRVGLIEWHPTCSGILFSAGYDYRILIWNLEMGEAVKMIDCHPDVVLCMSFNMDGSLLATSCKDKKLRIIEPRSGRVLQEANCKKHKVNKVVFLGNTKRLLTTGVSQWNTRQIALWDQEDLSLPIMEEEIDGLSGLLFPFYDADTHMLYLAGKGDGNIRYYEVIPEKPYLQYLMEFRSPDPQKGLGVMPKRGLDVGACEVFRFYKLVTQRSLVEPISMIVPRRSETYQEDIYPLTPGTQPAVTAEEWLSGINRDPVLMSLKEGYQRRTPLVFKAPVKERKSVMVKGIDLLENVPPRTENELLRMFFRQQDELRRLREELTQKDIRIRQLELQLNNLRNSPNNII